Within the Buteo buteo chromosome 2, bButBut1.hap1.1, whole genome shotgun sequence genome, the region cgctttttttttcccctacagaaTGCCACATTAGCATATCAGGGTAGCTAATTTGATACATCCTTTTCCTTTATGTACAAATACCCAAATGTATGAGCAAATACAGGCCTTGGTAAATATGTATTCTGTGATCTTTTGCAGCTGCCTTAGAGCCAATATCCACAACAGATTCTGCAGGCTTTCATCACAGACTTGATTTCACAAAAGTCAATTCCACTTTTTCACTAGACACAACTTACAGTGCAGCAGAAACTTCTTGTTCTCCAGTAGATTGTGTGTAGGTGGAGCTAGCCCTTTCAGCTGTGTCAACATAGAAAACGGGACAGTATTTAGAGAAGTGGAATGCAATCTGCTTTCGGAAAAAGCTACGAAGATACTTCCTAAATTTTTCTCCAGCGAAGGCATAGATCACAGGATTGATACAACAGTGGATCATTGATATTGTTTCTGTCACTTGGATTGCTTTCTCCAGGTGACTGCTGCCTTCACAAGTAGTAATGGAAAATGTACCTTGAAAATCACGCAGAAGAATGCAAATGTTGTATGgtgcccagaaaaaaaaatagacaatcataatgataaaaataagtCTGACTGCtttatgttttttctcattcctaCATTGCAGTAATGTCTTTATAATTTGTGTGTAGCTGCACATCATAATTAACATTGGAATAAGAAGTCCCAGGATGTTCATTTTTAAGGTCAGGAATTGCTTCCATACATTTCTCTGCTCTGATGGATAATGAGTACTGCAAGTATAACgtgaattttccttttgagtTTTGTGAAATATTATCCcaggaacagaagcaaaaatagCAACAGCCCAAGTGACAGCGCTGGTGAGGATGCCGTAGGTAACTGTCCtagcttttaaagcaaacacTGCATGCACTATGGCCAGGTACCTGTCCAGAGTCAACAGGATTATGAAAAAGACGCCGCTGTAGAAGCCAAGGAGGTAGACACCTGAGAGAATTCTACACAGCGCCTCCCCAAAAATCCAGTCGTGAACAGCATAATAAGCccaaaaagggagagaaaatataaacagcAAATCAGATATTGCCAAATTGAGCAGGTAGATGTCAGTCATACTCTTCAATCTCTTGTATTTTACCAGGATGAGGACAACGAGCATGTTGCCTGTGAGGCCAAATATCACCACCAAAGAATAAAGCGGTGGCAAAAGTTTTGCTGCAAAGTGCTTTTCCTCAGTTCCCATGCATGGAGCTGAATCGCTGTAGTCAAATTCTGTTGTCAGTGGCAAGTCACCTAAGTCTGTGGTATGGTTTTCCATGGTGTGTTGgtctggaaaggaagaaaaggatgttAAACTAGGGGAAACTCCAAGCTTGGCGGTGAGGGGAATGAAACACCCTGATGTCCTCCTCATCTGGAATGGTTTTTGCTGTTAAGCACGTAAGCATTACTACATCAAGATGTGGAAGAGAATGAAATTGCAGAGCTCCCAGGAAACCCATCTGTAATACCTATGAAGTCATGCTGCTGCATGTTGGAAGTGTGCTGCTGCGTGTCATTTCCTAGGTGTGCGCTGTCTGGtgcatttttcctcctcagtAGAGCCTGTCAGCTGCCTGACCCAGCCAGAAGCAGAGGAATGATGAATTTAATCTGTGGGTAGCTGGGGGCTGTTGTGCTCAGCAGTGGCTTTCCAAAGGAGCGGAGTGAGCCAGCATGGCAGCAACAGGAAAGCACAGCAGCTGGCATGCAGAGCATAGCCGTGCTCCTCCTTGGGACCTGGCCACCTTCTTGTCATGCCAGCCCGTCTTCCAGCCCTCACCCAAGGAGGACCAGGCACTGGCAAGGTGTAAACCGGTGCCTGCAAAGGCCCTGTGACATGGGTGAAACAGAACGGACTGCCGCTTGTTCAGGTTGTTTGTGACTTCCTGGGACCCTTAATGCCTGTGGGAATCAGGTCACTGGAGGTGTAGAAATGACCTTTGCGCAGTACTAAACATACCCACCTGGTGGACCTGCTGTCCTGGGTGTTGCAGAGCAGCAAGTCGGCAGCGCTGGTCCGGGTTAAAATGGCAAACGCTGTGTCCTTTACAGGGTCTGGGTCAGGCGTAGGTCATGGAAGCGTGCTGGTCTTAGGTCGGTCTGGAATGAAGACGGCGTGCAGTCCTGTGGAAAGAACAGGTAGGCAAACACCTTGGCAAACGGCATCAAAGATGACGGTTGCTATCAGCATAGCCTGTAACAGCTGTATCTGTTGTGGCACCTTCCTGTCAATTGGAAGACCTCCCCAGTGCTCAGGGATGAAGGAAGTTTTGATTCCTTGTTCTAGTAGCTGTTTAGCAGCTGTGATTCAGGAGCTCCAAAGCTGAGATGGGCTAAAGTGTCTTGGAGGGGGTGCAGAGGCAAAAGGCAGATACAGCCATCCCTCTGTGTGTGCACTAACAGTTCTTCATGTGTAGTGGTTGTTTGATATCGTCCTTCATCCTTTGCTAGTCAGTGTTTCCAGTGAGGTGACACAGTACCTGAGGGAGTGCAGGGGTTGCCCAAACTCTCTGTCCCTccagttttggtttggggaCTGTTGGAGGGAGTGGGCTTCCCTTGCAAGAAGGAGTTGTGGCCTGGGAGGTAAgtgtgcagcagagctgtgaaagCCCTCAGGCAAGTTCTGTTGTAGTGGGAGCCGGTAAAGGCTTGCGACTTTGATGTCAGCCCTTCCTGTTGCCTCCCCCTGTTCCAAGTCCCTGGTAGGACTGCAAGCCAGATGCAGAAGCATAGCTTTGTGTAATTTGGTCTCTGGAAAGTTGAGGAGAACTGTCTTCTCACAGACCCCCcgagaaaatggaagaattcCTGCATCCCCCATGACAAGCTGGGAAGAGGATTTTGTGAAGACGGGTGTCAGAGGGACCAAAGGTGCTTCCTGCTCACTTAGTGGGGAAGTGAAATCAATGCGCTTGGTAGGCACTCAAACAGAGCTATTTGCTGTCTGCTGAAAGGgctgctctttcttcctgtGTCGTTAGGACTGGTTTTGTCAGGCACTTCATGGCAGATCGGTGGCTGTTCGTAGCAGGTTGATGGTTTtgaaatctgcattttcctGGCCATTTGATGCCTGTTCTCTTGACAAAGGCAACAGACTGCTTCTGACACAGAAGGCTTCAGGTAGTGCGTCTGCCCCAACTTGCTCTGGGCTCCCTGACCACTCATGTAGTGCAGCAACGTTTGCTCCCTTCCTGCTTACAGCCCCGCCATGCACTTTTTTCAGTGGCAAGGTCTATGCTGTGTGATTGCAGACGTCTGTTGCAGAGACCACATTCTCAAAACCACCACTTCATTCTCTCTGCACTTGAGTTCTGCTAGACTAAATGTAACTGAAGAAACTCAGCCTGTGGCTGGAGTGACACAGGGTCACGCTGCCCATCTGCTTCTTAGTAGAAGCTCATAGTGGTCCATTCTGATTTATAGCCTGTGAAATCCCTGACGTGTCTTAAGCTTGTGTCTCTCTGGACAAAACTGTTCAGGTGAAAAGACTATTTTCTGCCCTAAGCACAGATTGCTCAAAATGCTAATGTCCTTATCTTAACTTGTGTCAAATTAATTAACTTAGCTAAGCCTAAGCTGAGGTCTTGGGGAAGGGACTGTTTGCTAGGTTTTACTGCTTTCCTGTGACCTTAAAAATAAGGATCTGAGTCTCTCCCGAGCTGCCAGCTCCTGATGCAGGTTCTTACGCTGCACAGTGAAATACGAATCTGCCCAAAAAGGAGGAAGCTTTATTGGAGCAAAATCTGCACCTTGTAAACAACAAGAGGTGCTGCTTTTGCAAACCTTTTtcccgccccctccccaggctctTCCTGAGTCTGGCTGTCAACTCTGTTCCTAACAATATCAAGAATGAGAACATCCATGTTCAGACATTACTTTGGCATGTTGAGTATGGCATGAAGTTTTCTTCTGGAGAACAAGGAATAAGAGAAAATTGGCAAGTTTTAACAGTTTGGGTCTCAGCTTTGCTTAGATACAATTTCTTGGGGAGAAGATAAGTGCTGTCAAACTCCTCAAAGACCAAAGCTCTGGCAATCTCTGTGAAACAggttttttccacagctgtaCTAACTACGTAGTTATTACAATACTGAGATAAAGGTTTTGTTGGTAAAGGAAGTGGCTGTGGCTCAGGTATATTGACAGTAAATAAGTTGGGTTTAAAGTATCTAAGGTTTTATATTTCCTAAGTACTTTCAGCaactcttttagaaaaaaaagcacctttataaaacactttgggttttttactgtttttgtttttacaccTTTATAAAACACATATGTCCAAAACATTAACTTCTTTATTTCAGAACATGACAAGACTTGGGCACTGCACAATGTTTAATATTCCCTTCAGCTAGATCTGCTAGATCTATGTTGCATGCCCTGACGGTACAAGTCCCTGATACTGCATATAGCTAAATATCCCCATTTCCCATGTGTCAGTCAGCCATGCTGTATACTGGGATTATGGGATGAGGGACTAGCTGCAACACAGTGCCAGACCCAGCACATCCTGTCTTGGTCATTTTGCACCTGTGTGATGCTCATGCATAAACATGGGTATGAAAAACACTTGGGTCCTAAACCCCAGAGTGGGATTTTATGAGTATGTGATTGATAGAATTCATGCAAATACTATTGCAAAATGCTGCCTCAATATTATTGTAGTAATTCTTTTCATCACAGCCCCTTCTTCCTATTAACTGCTATTTCAGTGCCTttgctccttttcctctgctacCTTGGAATGACAACTACCTCTTCCCTGCATCTTATTGTCTTCCTTTCAACCCTTTTTGCATGCTTAAATTGTGGTCTCCCTTCTGAGTGGTTCTTTCCACTAACTGAGCCCCATTTCTCTAGGCTAGCCTTTGCTTCGGAAGCCTCTCTCTGCAAAAGTATTTACTACCCTGAATTGTGTATAGTATCCAGCACATGCTGACAATGGAAACTACAGATACTAATTTGGAAACCAGAAGAAGGAATTGTAagtgtttttctgctttatccTATGATATCACTGTTTTAGGAAACAGTGTTGGCCACTGGCTAGAATGCTTCACTGGGTTAATTGACCTGGGTTGTTTACCTAATTAGGGATATCTGACTGGGCTTATGTTTCCTgatctttaggaaaaaaaacccaaagataaTCCTGGAAGATCTCTGAAGAAAGGGTATTTCAAAAAGAGGTCTATATTATTTTGAATACAGTTCAGATAAATGCAGTTATTTCTAGAAATCTGCAATCTGCTATACAAATTCTGTTGCTCTGGTTGAGACTAGCAGTCATGCAGTTTTCAAGAGAAAAGCTCTCCATAGAAAAGCTGAGGAAACTCATGTCACTGTTTCATGCTGAGTTTCAGGTCATAGCTCTCTAATTTTAAAGACGCAAAGATTTTATTAAAGTCAGTTTCAGTTCATTTGCACCGTGCTGTAAAATGGTAACAATTAAAAAGGTGTAGTAAATGGAGGCAAAGTGCTAAACTATGCTGTGTGTAAGCAGGTTCCATGAGACAGagtgtttaaaatacagtatcagATTTTCTGTGAGAATAAGTACTCTTCACTCAAATAAGCTGTTTTGTCTTTGcagtaacagttttaaaatccaGATTTCCATCATTATATATCATCTTTAGAGAAAAAATCAGAGGCATACTCCATTATATTTCTTACTCCAATCAATCTCTAGAGGTTTATTCCTTTGCTTACCTGGATCCTCTGCTCAAGTCTTCTAGTGGttctgtcctttaaaaatagTGTATTCCATTTAAGGTATCCTATTCATTTCCCCagggtgatttttaaatatgagtACACTGGCAAGATTCCACAAGTATTTTTTCACCTCAGGCATTAGACTACCTAAGCAACTactaaatgttaaaaaaaaaaaaaaaaaaaaggcagcaaagatGACTTGACTTACCATGTATCTTACAGTGCAAGTGATGCCTTGGATTATTACATCAAGATTAACACTAAACCGATTTGTCAGTCACAAGAAGAAGGTCTAAACCACCTCTTCCTGCATGAAGAAGGATGTATCAGTTTGAAAACTTCTAgcaaacaaatctgttttcatttaaaaaaaaatcaaggagcagttctcttttttctaaaaatgggTTATCAGATGTTACTTTTCTAACTCTGCGAGATGTGCAGAGATGTTGAAATTGTGGAGGATCCTCCTAAGGTCTGAACTCAAGGTTTCACAACCCACAGCTGTAGTtgtagaagaatatttttagatagttgttttctctttttcatttagcTAACCTCTTTGAATCAAGAACAGTTTCCATGAGGTTCATCCCTTTACATTTTTCAatcattaaatttcttttatggTTTTTGTCCCTGAACAAGAAGTGGAGCTTCTGAATAAAGCTTACACTTTTATTCAGAATTACCTGCACTTTCTGTTGGCTTGCTCTGAGTTGCAGTCCTTATATTTTAGGAGATTCGATTGATTCTATTTTTCTCTAAGCTGgtctttgtgttttttattttaatccttcTCATAAGACAATGACTTAGTCTATATAGTGAGTCTGaccttcttttaaaacaacacTATTACATACTTTTTGGAAGTAAGCTTCAGAAGAGCCTGATAGAATCTGTTTTCTTATCAACTTATTTCCTTGTGGCTGATTCCTGTGACTTTTAGAGTTCAACTGAAGCTGCACTGTGAGCAGCTTTTTAGATCCTTCTTAGACATCAAAGAAACCACACAGGAGGTAGGAAAGGTACAGAGGAAGCAAGAAAGAGATGGTGCCTTATCAGATCCCTAAGAACCTCTGAGAGAGAAGCCCTGAGAAGATACCTAATAAAGTGCAACCCCCTGCCTCCCCTTGACATCTCTTTGGAGGGTTCTGGAGTATCTCATCCTATCGACCTAGTGAAGGCACTAAAGGGATGTCGTTACTGCACTCAGTCCTTGGTATccttaaaagattttaaaaggcCAAAAGCCCAATGGAGATATCTTGCTTTGAATGCTGTCATTCCTTAATGGAAGTAAAGAGAATCACAACTTCTGAGTTACATCTCAGATCTGGGGGGAGACAGTAAAAAGCGAAAAGCTCAGCCTGTTTTCCTTGTTAACACTTCTTAACATGAGGGATTAATCAAGGTCTTTATCCCATAGGATCaatagatttttctcttcctttcctaaTCAGCTGTTCCAATGAGTTCTCAAAGGGCTGGGATCTCAGTGTCAAAATTAATGGCCACTGTAGGG harbors:
- the LOC142043704 gene encoding C-C chemokine receptor type 5-like, with the protein product MENHTTDLGDLPLTTEFDYSDSAPCMGTEEKHFAAKLLPPLYSLVVIFGLTGNMLVVLILVKYKRLKSMTDIYLLNLAISDLLFIFSLPFWAYYAVHDWIFGEALCRILSGVYLLGFYSGVFFIILLTLDRYLAIVHAVFALKARTVTYGILTSAVTWAVAIFASVPGIIFHKTQKENSRYTCSTHYPSEQRNVWKQFLTLKMNILGLLIPMLIMMCSYTQIIKTLLQCRNEKKHKAVRLIFIIMIVYFFFWAPYNICILLRDFQGTFSITTCEGSSHLEKAIQVTETISMIHCCINPVIYAFAGEKFRKYLRSFFRKQIAFHFSKYCPVFYVDTAERASSTYTQSTGEQEVSAAL